AACTTCTCCCTAGCCAATTTAGGAGCATCAGGACTGGACTTCACGGTTGGCggataaattaaatacaaaatcaacGGAACAACAATCAATGAAATCAACCCAGGCACAATTGCAGCCTTAGCCCAGTCCGTCCACCCAATAGTCTGCTGAATCGTATTGAATGTCAAAGTAGCACTCAGAGGGTTCGCAGCCATAGCTGTCAAAAACATGGAAGACGAAATCACTGATGTCTGGAAACAAGTTAACATTAACCATGAACCAAGCTTATGCTCTGTTCCATCACCAACATTGCTGCCACAAGCAACACAAAGCGACTTCACCAACGGCAAAAAAATCCCTCCTGCTCGAGCAGAAACAGAAGGAATCGCCGGTGCTAATAAAGCTTCACTAAAAACAAGACTATAACCTAACCCTAACGAAGAAGACCCGAACAGAGACACGAATTGATACGCAATTCGGTTACCAAGTCCGGTTTTGATAAATCCACGCGCGAAAAAGAACGCGAGTGCGATTAACCAAGGGATTGGATCACCAAATGCGGAAAAAGCGGCGGAGAAAGGGAGGGTTTTTGTTAGTACTGAAGCGCCTAAACCCATCAAAGCTACCGCGCCGAGCGGTAAAGGTTGCGTGATGATTCCGACTATCGTAGCAAGAAAAATCGCGAGTAGTTGCCAGGCTGGTTTCGTAACTCCAGAAGGAACCGGAACGAACCAGAGAATGACACCTGTCGCGATTGATGCTAGTAGCGGTTTCATTGCAGCTCCTTGCCATGGCGGCGAGGCTGGTGTAATTGATGTAGGTGCGGATGATGCTGACGAGGCTTTTACTGCGAAGTTAGAGATTCTCCGCGTCGTCGATGTGACGCTAGATTTGGATAATTTTGGAAGTAAGGAAGAGACAGCAGAGAGTTTAGGGAGATTTGGACGAGAAGGGAGGGGGTTTTGTGAGGTGGACCTTAGGTGGGGGAGAGAGCGGGATTTGAGACAAGGGAGGGAATTGAAACAAAGAGAACATGATGTGAGAGCAAACGATGACATTTTACGTATCTATGGCGTTCAGGGAAGTGAAGTGGGTTTTCAGTCTTCCCTTCCGTACAGTACAGTGGTTTTGAAGGGAAGAGAAGTTCAGTTCTAGGGGGTGATCGATTGGCGTTGATTTTTATGGGAAGTAGAGAGGGTTGGGTGGAAACCATGGATGCAATATACCGAGCATGTGAGCTTCGTTAGTATCGGCCTGAAGTGAAACGCGggcgtttttaaaaaatttaattctttttattaaaaattaatttgtttttatattttgatatattaattttaaaaataaaaaatattattttaatatattttaaaataaaaaatactgaaGGAAAAATCGTCCGTAAGATCTCGTGTCCACCGAGAGTAGTTGCTAACATGCACCGGGGGACTAGAGTGTCTCGGTGCTGCGTGGCAGATTATGAGTGGATTGGGTTTCCGAAGGAGCAATGCTTTTTGGTGATGTGTACCAATGAAGTGACCGAGCTTACGCGTGGCTGTTTGTAATTGGATGACATGGCTTCAGTCAGCATTTTTGGCTTGTAACTAATATTTCCACGCTGAAAGGGATTGAGTGGCCAAGAGTTAGAAAACGAGAGGCCTGATGAGTGAAAGAGTGACCACAGGAATGCACATGCAAAGATTGTAAACAAGGCAAGTTGGCTTGtaactaataaatttttaattttttaaaattcttttaatattagtatattaaaataatttaatttttatttatttatttttatttgaaatgcaaAATCAAGGAGGAGGACACCGAATATAAAGTCAGAAACAGTATAAGGATGAACGTGAGTACAGACAGATGCAGGTTTGGGGATGATGCTTGCTTGTTGCTGATTGATGACAGCAATGGAAGAAAATTCTGACTCTTTTTTGGAGCCAAGAGGTGAATTTTCATCGTATCATCAAAAGATGCCCAAGCGAAGCACTCGGGGGACCatttatcttctttctttttgtttttgcacaTGAATTTGGATTCTTTgagtattattttgtttaattctaTATGCATGAGATTACTTTTTGGAATAACTTGTTAGATGAACAgaattcaggaaaaaaaaaatccacaatgTTCATCTTTCATCtcctatttaaaattatttaattggatcccttttaaaaaaaatatggctaGTTAAAATTCACAAAGTTGAAACTTTTATTATTTGGATGAGCTTCGTTTGCTAATTGAATTCATGGATCATCCTTATATGTTAATGTGGGACTGAGGAAGTTTCATTAAGAAGCCatgttgattgtttttaaagaaaccATTAACAactatgattattaaaaaaattatattttttattaatatgcaagagaaaattgttttcattttttgataTAGCTAAATAatccttatgattttttaaactatagttattttttgttttcattaaaattaattatatagttaaataggatgctctatttttatttttattttttgtgacaGATTGATTTCTAATCTCAAGTGATAAAATCAGATTTATATGATAATTTCTCCATCAATAATCTCTCGATGCAAATGTCCTTTAATATagccaaacaattttttttttgcatagaaAATGAAGTTCAAGTGTCACAAATGTGTTTTCttcaaaggaagaaaaataagtGGTT
This genomic interval from Populus alba chromosome 1, ASM523922v2, whole genome shotgun sequence contains the following:
- the LOC118033020 gene encoding dicarboxylate transporter 1, chloroplastic, with the translated sequence MSSFALTSCSLCFNSLPCLKSRSLPHLRSTSQNPLPSRPNLPKLSAVSSLLPKLSKSSVTSTTRRISNFAVKASSASSAPTSITPASPPWQGAAMKPLLASIATGVILWFVPVPSGVTKPAWQLLAIFLATIVGIITQPLPLGAVALMGLGASVLTKTLPFSAAFSAFGDPIPWLIALAFFFARGFIKTGLGNRIAYQFVSLFGSSSLGLGYSLVFSEALLAPAIPSVSARAGGIFLPLVKSLCVACGSNVGDGTEHKLGSWLMLTCFQTSVISSSMFLTAMAANPLSATLTFNTIQQTIGWTDWAKAAIVPGLISLIVVPLILYLIYPPTVKSSPDAPKLAREKLEKMGPMTTNEIIMAGTLFLTVGLWILGGMLNVDAVTAAILGLSVLLITGVVTWKECLAEAVAWDTLTWFAALIAMAGYLNKYGLISWFSQTVVKFVGGLGLSWQLSFGILVLLYFYSHYFFASGAAHIGAMFTAFLSVASALGTPPYFGAIVLAFLSNLMGGLTHYGIGSAPIFYGANYVPLAKWWGYGFLISVVNIIIWLGVGGVWWKAIGLW